TGTAGACGTTGTCATCACAGATTATGGTATTGCAATCAACCCGAAGAGACAGGATCTGATCGAAGCAATGAAAGATGTAGACCTTCCATTTAAGACCATCGAAGAGTTACGTGATATCGCTTACTCTATCGCGGGGGAACCACAGAAGGTACAGTTTGGAGATCGTGTTGTCGGTGTCATTGAAAGCCGTGACGGTACCATCATGGATGTTGTCCGTCAGATCAAGCCGTTTGAATTTGATGATTAAATTCTGATCGGAAAACTTACAGGTTATTGGCAATTGGATATAAAAGGAGAACCGTATGGGAAAGAATCAGGCAGTAGAGAAAGCAGAATACTTTGCAGAATCGATTGGCCGGATGGCGTATCAGGCGCTGCTTGAGGAAGTCTATACGGTTCCCAAACCGGGGCTTGTAGATCCGTATTCCTGTGGTGCCCACACTGATATGGATGTGCAGACCTTTGAAAGAAGTGCAGAGGCGTTGTATCCGTGGTTTGTTAGAATGGCATACCAGGGATATCAGCTGACCTGTACGCCGGAAGATCTTTTCCGTGAAATCCGTAAGACCGGAATGCTTGCGGAGGAAGCCATGTATCGGGCAACCGGACATGTGAATACACATAAAGGGATGATCTTTACCCTTGGAATATTCAGTGCGGCAGCGGGAAGATGTATCCAGGAAGACGGAACGGTTACTTTACAATCCATCCTTCGGATGGAGCAGAAGATGACTGCCAGGATCTTAAGAGCCGAAATTGAGATGTTGGGAAAGGAACCTGCGAAAAGTAACGGTGAGAAAAATCTCGTACAATACGGGACTACAGGGATTCGCGGGGAAGCGCTTGCTGGATACCCATCTGTTTTTCATATTGCGCTTCCGGTACTGGAGGATGGACTTTTGCGGGGAATGGAGTGGAACCGGATCAAATTACAGATCCTTTTTGCACTGATGAGCCGGGTGCAGGATTCCAACATTTTATCGAGAAAGAATCCGTCAGTACTCTATCAGGTACAGATGGAAGCGATGCAGTTTCTGGAGGAAGGCGGAGCCTACTCAGAAGATGCGTTAGACAAACTGATCCGTATGGATGCGGATTATATAAAGCGTGGTATCAGCGCGGGTGGGTGTGCCGATCTACTTGCCACCTCACTGTTTCTTGCGATGCTGTGCAATAAAATTCCAAACGAGAACGGGGCAATCCTGAACCTCTTTCCAGTTGTAAAATAGAGCGTATAATAACTGAGAACGGGAATCAAATTTTCTGCCATGAATATGGACTGCACCAGACTGGTGAGGAATAAAAAAGATGACTTTTCACAAATGAGCGGGTGAAAAGTCATCTTTTTATTTCATAGGAAATTCCAAAGGAACTTCCTATGAAATAAAAGGCACTGCGTGCCGGAGATGCGCACTCGCACGAAGATGAAGAATGTCGCAAGCGGTCTACGCTCCGCTTCGGTCGTTGCTTAACGAGCGCCACTGGCGCTCAGCGCGAGAATGTGCCGAGGCACATTCTTTCTTATTCATTAGGAGAAGATTCTGGATGGAGCCTCTTCTTGATGAAAAGGTCGTTTACGGAACAAAACGGTATCCCAGTCCGCGGATTGTCAGGATATACGCCGGATTCTGTCTGTCATCCTCAATCTTACCACGAAGCCGGTTGATGTAGACCATGATCGCATTGTCATCAACGGCAACCGTATTGCCCCAGACATGCTCATAGATCATATCCTTGGTGAAAACCTGCTGCGGATGCTTCATAAAAAGCAGAAGAAGTGCAGACTCCTTGGAAGAAAGGATAAGTTCTTCGCCATTTTTGTAAAAACGCATGGTTGTGGTATCATAGCTGAATGGACCGCATTCCAGAGTATCGGAATTGTCGAGTACCAGATTCTTGTTGCGGCGGATCAGTGCTTTTACTTTGGCACCAAGTACAAGCGGTCGGAACGGCTTGGTGATATAATCATCCGCTCCAAGTGAAAGCCCGTACAGAGAATCATAGTCTTCATTACGTCCGCTGACGATCATAACCGGTGTACTGATCCCCTGATTGCGAAGCCGTTTGATGACCTCAAATCCCTCCATATCTCCCAGCATAATATCCATAAGGATCAGGTCAAATGTATGATTTTTCAGGATGGACAGAGCATCCATGCCACAGTTTACTGTTGTTGTTTCCAGCTCATTGCTGTGCATTACCTTTTCCAGCAGCTTACAGATTGCCGGATCATCATCTACGATCAGTATTTTGTCAGCCATTGAGGCAACCTCCCAAAAGTAAAAATTTCAATAAAATTCTATACAACTTATAAAAAACATTATAATATTAGAAAGAGAACAAGTCAATTGATAACAAACCGGGGACGAGAATATATGAAGAAAAACAAAAAGACACTGATTGCTGCGATTCCACTTTTTTTAATCGTAATTCTTGTATTTGCAGGATTTGGTGTCTGGAAAAAGTACAGAGATACTTTGATGCAGAACCAGGAGGAACAGATGCTCCTGACAACCAGAATCCTGAGTGAAAATATGGCGATGTCCGCAGAGGAATATGAGGAAAGTTTAAGTTTTCTTGCGAAAACAGCAGAGAACAGACCGCAGGATGAGGCAAAACAACTGTATCGGGAATTTATAGACACACAGACCAGTTTTATCACGAATCTGTACCTGGAAGACGAACAGGGAAAGCTTTCAGAGCGTGTCAAGGATGTACAGATTGTAAGTTCACAGCTGCTCACTCAAAGCTCGGCAAAGAATAGCATTTATATGGAAAAAGATACAGATGGGAAAATCTATAATGTATATAAGCGTATTTTGAAGGATGGGAGAAAGATCTGTCTGATGATCGATGCGGAAAAATATTATCAGAAACTGATTTCGGGAATTCACATCGGAACGAATGGATACATTGTAGTCAAAGATGCAGAAGGAACGATCATCATGCATCCGAAGAAAGAACAGTGGGGAATTCCGGTTATTGCAGGAAGGAAGAAAATGTATCCGGATCTGGATTACTCCAGTCTGGAGAAGATGATTGAGGATCAGAAGAAGAGAAAAGAAGGTATTTCTCATTATTATTCGTATTGGTGGACAAATGAAGAACGTCCGAGAGTACAGAAAATCAGTGCATATTCTCCGGTTCAGATCGGAGACAGCTTCTGGGTAGTCAGTGCGGTGATCGACTACGATGATCTGTACGAACCGATAGCTGAAGGTTTCTTGAAAATGGTATGTATTTTTGTTGGTATTTTGTTGGCTGCCGGTATTGCGGTTGTCTTATTTGGCAGAGTGATGCGTGATATGAGAAGAGCTGTGCGGGAGATCAATGATCTGAAAGAACTGAATGAGCAGTTGGAAAAAATGCATCGGAGTGAGCAGAGTATCGCACATCAGCAAAGACTTCAGATCATGGGAACTATGACAGGTGGTATCGCACATGAATTCAATAATTTTCTGACTCCGATCATGGGATATGCAGAGCTTCTGATGATGGAACTTCCGGAAGGATCAGAAGAACAGGACAGTGCAAAAGAAATTTATGAGGCTTCGGAAAAAGCAAAGGATGTAGTGCGCCAGATTTCGTCCCTGAGTCGAAAGAATGTAGAGACCGTTTATAAAAATATTTCGATAAAGAAATTCATGACGCGTGCAGAAAGGATGATGGAATCTGTCTGTACGCCTCTGATCCATATGGAAAGTGAGTTTCGGGTAGATGATGAAATGATCCTTGGAAATGCGACACAGCTGAACCAGGTGCTTTTAAATGTCTGCGTTAATGCGGTGCATGCGATTGGAAAAAATCAAGGAAATATCAGAATATCCTGCCATTCAGAAGAAAAAGAAAAACTGGCTCAGGGAGTGATTGAAAAGCTTTCGGATGTATGGAAAAAGTATATCCATATCCAGGTGAAAGATAATGGGTGTGGAATGGATAAAGAGACGCTGCGTCAGATTTTTGATCCATTTTTTACAACGAAAAAAGGGGGAGAGGGTACCGGACTTGGACTGGCACTTGCGGAGCAGATTATTACTTCACATAAGGGATATATTTATGCAGAGAGCAAAAAAGGAGAAGGAAGTACCTTTCATATCTACCTTCCGGTACTGGATACAGAGCATATGCCACAGATTGTGCAGAATATTCCCAGAAAGGATTATCGGATCGTGGTGGCAGATGACAATGCAAAGGTATTGCAGCTGCTGAAAAAGAATTTTGAGAAGATCGGGATCCAGATTCAGACCTGTATGAAAAGAGAAGAACTGCAAAAATGTCTGGAACAGCAGCAGGCAGATGTGCTGGTAGTAGACGAGACGATGGAGGATTGCAGTGGAGTGGATTTCTGTATGTCGCTTGCAGGCAGATATCCGGACATGCTGAAGCTTATTATTATTGATGGAGTCAATCGTGAGATGGCAGAGGCCCGGCAGAAAGGAATCATTGACGGATATGTAGAAAAACCGGTATCGGATACCGCGATTCTTGAGGCAATTCGGAATTGTGCCAGCCAGCCGGTATAAGAAAAAAGACGCAGATATCTGTAAGGTGTAAGATAAGACAAACCCAACCTTAATACTTTTAAAGATTTACCTTAACAAAATGTAAGGAGGAATCTGTAAGAGTGTAAGGTTGGGTTTTTATAATGGAATCATCAAATAAATGGTACGAAAAAGTACCCGTACAAAAGGAAGGAGAAAATGCCATGAGTGAAGCAATGCTTGCCTTATTGGGATTTGCAACCATCATTATTGTGATTGCGTTGCTCTTAAGAAATGTAACGGTACCGGCTCTTGCATTTGTCAGTGTATCAACTGTAACAGGTGCGATCCTTGTAGCAACCGGAACATTTACGATTGAAGAAATGGGGGAATTTGTAACAGCCGGTGTATCAGGAGTACATGGTACTGCAGCACTGTTTATCTTCTCTGTACTTTTCTTTGGAATTATGACAGATGTAGGAATGTTCGACAAGATCATCAATGCATTGATGAAGAAAGTCGGAAGTAATGTAGTCGGTGTTGCCATGATGACTTGTATCATTGCTATGATCGGACATCTGGATGGAGGCGGTGCCTCTACATTCCTGATCACAATTCCGGCAATGCTCCCGGTTTACAAACGTCTGAATATGAGACCGACAACTCTGATGCTCATCTGTGTATCTGCAATGGGTGTAATGAACCTTCTGCCATGGGGTGGACCGACAATGCGTGCGGCTACTGTCCTTGGAATTGAACCAAATGCACTGTGGAAACAGATCATTCCAATGCAGGTTGTAGGTATTTTTATTGCACTTGGAACAGCATTTATCTGGGGAAATATCGAAAAGAAGAGAGGTGCGGGCACTTCTTCAGCAGAAAAGATCGAGTATGGCGGAATTGAAGATGAAGCCGTAACAGATGATGAAAAGAATGAGCTTGCAAGACCGAAACTCTTTGTATTCAATGTAATCGTAACACTGGTAGTGATCGTAAACCTGGTTCTTGCAAAGGTACCGTCTTACTATATCTTTATGGTAGGATGTGCAGTAGCACTTTTTGTAAACTACCCGGGTGCAAAAATGCAGGGTAAGATTATTAAATCCCATGCAGGTCCGGCACTTACCATGGCATCTACGATTCTTTGTGCAGGTGTATTCCTTGGAGTTATGCAGCAAACAGAGATCATGACTCATATGGCTAATGTACTTGCAAACGTGGTTCCACAGTCTATGGGAAGATTTTTACCGCTTATTGTAGGTCTGGTATCAGTACCGCTTACACTGATGTTTGATACCGATTCTTTCTTCTTCGGAATGCTTCCGGTACTGATCGGAATCGGAAACGAATTCGGTGTAAATCCGGCACATATTGCCATTGCAATGGTTGTTTGCCGTAACTGTGCAACTTTCATCAGCCCGGTTGTTCCTGCTACTTTTCTTGGAACCGGACTTGCCGGTGTGGAGATCAAAGATCACATCAAGAACAGTTTCTTCTGGATCTGGGGTGTAAGTATTATCTGTCTGATCTCAGGTATAATTCTTGGAGTTATCAAATTCTAGTTAGATAAATAAAAAGATCCTGTATTTCATGTGATTTGTACATGGAGTACGGGATTTTTTTGGATATGCATATAAAATGGTCTGATGATTGAAATGCAATGAAAGTGCTCGAAAATGTTATGCAGGGTATAAGATTTCAGGAAAATGTGATAGAGTTATTTTACTTCGATTTAGTTCTAAAATCGAAAAAGTATCTAATTAACCATAATCAGAAGGTATCTCATTTTCGGTGCTCAATTTTCGAGTAAACTCCCGACAATGAACAAAGCAAAAGAAAATATAGAAGTATGGGAGTTTGCCTTTACAAAGGATGACAGTATGTTAAAATATTTATAGTAGAAAAGTCAGAATGAAACTGGGATCATCCAGTGGATGCGATTTATGAGCGGAAAGAACAGAAAGGATTTTGCAAAGATGGCAGAGCAAAATGAATATATTAAAGAAGCTTATGAATGTCTGGAGAAGATGAGTGCAGATGAAAGAAAAAGAAGAGAATACGAAGAAAGACAAAAAATTTTGTGGGATCATAATTCGTTTATGAAAAGTGCAAAAATAATTGGGATGCGAGAAGGTCGTGAAGAAGGACGTAAAGAAGGACGTAAAGAAGGGCGTAAAGAAGGGTATAGGGAAGCATTAGTTTCAATTGTTATAAAAAAATTGCAAAAAGGGATGTCAGCAGAGGAAATTGCAGATTTTCTGGAAGAGGATGTCTTGACGATACAGAGAATCTATGATATTGCCAATACCTATGCACCGGAATATGATATAGAAAAAATAGTACAAAAGTTGGAAAACACATCAGGAATGAAACAAAAGTAAGAAAAGAGTAAGTCAAATCAGATAGATGAGTGATTTGACTTACTCTTTTTTCGCATGTAATTAGTTGTTGTTCACTTATAAAGCAAAACACCATATGAGGATGCCCTAAGGCATATGCCTTAGTATGAGGAATGTTTTACTTCAAAACTTTCCGCAAAATACAAGTAATAATTCCCACCACGCAGAATGGAAAATATGCCGGGTAAAGAGAACCAAATACCAGGATACCGCCTCGGATACCGGTCAGCAACTGAACATCAGCAGGAATTGCAGCTGCGGCTAGACTGAAGAGGTAGGACAGAACATATACCAGGACAAAATAAGTAAGTCCGCGTCCGGTTCCGTGCCGGATGCCACTTAATGTGAAAAAGAACGTAGACAGCATCCAGATCAGCATAACCGCTCCGACAGCCAGATAAGCAATCAGAGTAAGATCTGGATTGGATGTCAGTGTATTGATATCTCCATAATCAGACAGCTGATTCCAGAATGAAAAAAAGGTAATCGCCAGGATGATGGCGGACATCAGAACCGGTGCCGGGCGAAGGATGAAAGTGGTCAGTTTCTCAGCGGCAGTACTTCCGGTGCGGGCAATATTCCGGATTGGAGCAGCCAGTTCTTCGGAAGAGGAATCGGGACGTCTGCGGGAATTTCTCCGTTCTGTCCGTCTGGCTGGTCTTTGGCGGTCATAATAAGAATCCTCTTCTTCATAATCATCGTCATAATCAGGAGCAAGCCTGTCTGTTTCATCGTAGTAGTCGTCAGTTTCATAATCGTTAAGATAGTCTGTGTCGTCATACCGGTCGTCATAATCATCCTGCCCCACAGGGATCGACGGGAGATCGCCTGTATAAGTTACTTCAAAGTTGTCATCAAAATAGTCGTCTATATTTTTTTTATTATTCATAAAACAAATACACCCTCCTTGTGCATAAGTGTATGGTAACTGTTTTGACAGTCTGTGTCAAATAAATAATGAGATGATTGTGAAATTTGAAAAATTGAAAATGGGTTAATGTAGCAAAGATGGAAAGAGAAAGAGTGGTAGGGGACATCATTCTATGGTAGAATAAATCTGTATGAAAAAATAAATGAGGACAGAAAAATATGGCGATCAATATAGCAACAAAAGCAATCCTGAAAATCCTGTCTTTTGGAGGGATTGATGTAGAAGTATCAAGGCAGCTTGCGGATCTGAAAAGACTGGATCCGATGAAAATTTTTTATAAAAAAATGGATCTGCAGGTATATAATGGCGATTATGAAGTTCCGATCCGGGTATTTTTCCCGGATGAAGCATCGTGTCTGGAAAAAGATCAGATCAAGGGACGAAAGATCATGCTTTTCCTTCACGGAGGAGGATGGGCGACTGAGCATGTGGAAAATTATGAGAGAGTATGTTCCCGGATGGCACAGGCGACGGGGCAGACTGTAGCAGCAGTAGAATACCGCCTGGCGCCGGAGCACAAGTTCCCGACCGGGCTTATGGACTGCTATGCCGTGGCAAGAGCATTGTATACGCATCCGGATACAAAGCCGGAGGATATTACTCTGATTGGAGACAGTGCAGGTGGCAATCTGGCAGCTGCACTGTCCATTATGGCACGGGATCGTGGCGAATTTATGCCAAAGAGACAGATTCTGATCTATCCGGCAGTCAATAATGATTATTCAGAGAAGAGTCTGTTCTCTTCTGTAAGGGAGAACGGGCAGGATTATCTTCTGACGGCAGGCAAATTAAAAGATTATATCAATCTTTATGCAGGTTCGGAAGAGGACAAGTTAAACCCATATTTTGCACCGATTCTGGAGAAAGATCTGTCAGGACAGCCGGATACACTGATCCTGACGTCAGAATTTGATCCGCTCCGGGATGAGGGAGAAGCGTATGGAAGACGTCTTGCAGAGGCAGGTAACCGGGTGGAAGTACACCGGATCAAGGATGCACTTCACGGATATTTTGCACTGGGAATCCGGAGTCTGCATGTACAGGAAAGTTTTGAATATATCAATCATTTTCTGGAGGGGGAATAGAAAATGTCGCAGACAAATGTAAAGCACTGGAGAAGGCTGGACAATGCAGCGAAGCTTTTTCCGGCGGCGAGCAGTAAAAGGGATACCCGTGTATTCCGGTTCTACTGTGAATTGAAAGAGGATATACAGCAGGAGATCCTGCAGAAGGCGGTAGACAGGACACTGGAAAAATATCCGATCTTTCTGTCCGTGTTGCGAAAGGGACTGTTCTGGCATTATCTGGAACAGAGTAATAAAAGACCGGTTGTAAGAGAAGAGTATAAGGAGCCGTGCAGCAGCCTTTATATCCGTGATAAGAGAGATCTGCTTTTTGAAGTGACTTATTACAAAAAGAGAATCAATTTTGAGGTCTTTCATGTGCTGACGGACGGAACCGGTGCCAGTGAATTTGTACGGGAGCTGGTGAAAAATTATCTGTATCTGGCACATCATGAGGATGGACTGGAGGATGTGGTTCTGTCAGAGTATTCGGAGAGCCTTTTCGATCAGGAAGCAGATGGATT
The sequence above is drawn from the Coprococcus comes ATCC 27758 genome and encodes:
- the citG gene encoding triphosphoribosyl-dephospho-CoA synthase CitG, with translation MGKNQAVEKAEYFAESIGRMAYQALLEEVYTVPKPGLVDPYSCGAHTDMDVQTFERSAEALYPWFVRMAYQGYQLTCTPEDLFREIRKTGMLAEEAMYRATGHVNTHKGMIFTLGIFSAAAGRCIQEDGTVTLQSILRMEQKMTARILRAEIEMLGKEPAKSNGEKNLVQYGTTGIRGEALAGYPSVFHIALPVLEDGLLRGMEWNRIKLQILFALMSRVQDSNILSRKNPSVLYQVQMEAMQFLEEGGAYSEDALDKLIRMDADYIKRGISAGGCADLLATSLFLAMLCNKIPNENGAILNLFPVVK
- a CDS encoding response regulator transcription factor, which encodes MADKILIVDDDPAICKLLEKVMHSNELETTTVNCGMDALSILKNHTFDLILMDIMLGDMEGFEVIKRLRNQGISTPVMIVSGRNEDYDSLYGLSLGADDYITKPFRPLVLGAKVKALIRRNKNLVLDNSDTLECGPFSYDTTTMRFYKNGEELILSSKESALLLLFMKHPQQVFTKDMIYEHVWGNTVAVDDNAIMVYINRLRGKIEDDRQNPAYILTIRGLGYRFVP
- a CDS encoding ATP-binding protein, which gives rise to MKKNKKTLIAAIPLFLIVILVFAGFGVWKKYRDTLMQNQEEQMLLTTRILSENMAMSAEEYEESLSFLAKTAENRPQDEAKQLYREFIDTQTSFITNLYLEDEQGKLSERVKDVQIVSSQLLTQSSAKNSIYMEKDTDGKIYNVYKRILKDGRKICLMIDAEKYYQKLISGIHIGTNGYIVVKDAEGTIIMHPKKEQWGIPVIAGRKKMYPDLDYSSLEKMIEDQKKRKEGISHYYSYWWTNEERPRVQKISAYSPVQIGDSFWVVSAVIDYDDLYEPIAEGFLKMVCIFVGILLAAGIAVVLFGRVMRDMRRAVREINDLKELNEQLEKMHRSEQSIAHQQRLQIMGTMTGGIAHEFNNFLTPIMGYAELLMMELPEGSEEQDSAKEIYEASEKAKDVVRQISSLSRKNVETVYKNISIKKFMTRAERMMESVCTPLIHMESEFRVDDEMILGNATQLNQVLLNVCVNAVHAIGKNQGNIRISCHSEEKEKLAQGVIEKLSDVWKKYIHIQVKDNGCGMDKETLRQIFDPFFTTKKGGEGTGLGLALAEQIITSHKGYIYAESKKGEGSTFHIYLPVLDTEHMPQIVQNIPRKDYRIVVADDNAKVLQLLKKNFEKIGIQIQTCMKREELQKCLEQQQADVLVVDETMEDCSGVDFCMSLAGRYPDMLKLIIIDGVNREMAEARQKGIIDGYVEKPVSDTAILEAIRNCASQPV
- a CDS encoding CitMHS family transporter; translation: MSEAMLALLGFATIIIVIALLLRNVTVPALAFVSVSTVTGAILVATGTFTIEEMGEFVTAGVSGVHGTAALFIFSVLFFGIMTDVGMFDKIINALMKKVGSNVVGVAMMTCIIAMIGHLDGGGASTFLITIPAMLPVYKRLNMRPTTLMLICVSAMGVMNLLPWGGPTMRAATVLGIEPNALWKQIIPMQVVGIFIALGTAFIWGNIEKKRGAGTSSAEKIEYGGIEDEAVTDDEKNELARPKLFVFNVIVTLVVIVNLVLAKVPSYYIFMVGCAVALFVNYPGAKMQGKIIKSHAGPALTMASTILCAGVFLGVMQQTEIMTHMANVLANVVPQSMGRFLPLIVGLVSVPLTLMFDTDSFFFGMLPVLIGIGNEFGVNPAHIAIAMVVCRNCATFISPVVPATFLGTGLAGVEIKDHIKNSFFWIWGVSIICLISGIILGVIKF
- a CDS encoding alpha/beta hydrolase; its protein translation is MAINIATKAILKILSFGGIDVEVSRQLADLKRLDPMKIFYKKMDLQVYNGDYEVPIRVFFPDEASCLEKDQIKGRKIMLFLHGGGWATEHVENYERVCSRMAQATGQTVAAVEYRLAPEHKFPTGLMDCYAVARALYTHPDTKPEDITLIGDSAGGNLAAALSIMARDRGEFMPKRQILIYPAVNNDYSEKSLFSSVRENGQDYLLTAGKLKDYINLYAGSEEDKLNPYFAPILEKDLSGQPDTLILTSEFDPLRDEGEAYGRRLAEAGNRVEVHRIKDALHGYFALGIRSLHVQESFEYINHFLEGE